The segment AGGATCTTTATTAGGAAATGTGTTGATGTATTTATCATAAATCCCAGAAACCAAAGTGTACCTTCAGAACGGTGCTGTCTTTGAAACCGAAGCCATCTATGAGCAGACATGTGATGTACGTGAGATCCATACACAGAAAAGCATTGACATGATGGAGTTCAGACGCTCCGCTGCACACTAGACACACATGAAGAGTTCGTTGAAATCATGTATGATATCTGACACGCAGTTCCATGAATGAATCGATCACATGTTAGCATCTCACACTCTTCAGCTCGTCTCTTGAAGTCTCGGATCTTCACAACTCCACCTTTCACTTCATCTGTAACTCAAAGTGCACAACACACGTCAGCAGCTCAAGTCTGAGATCACATTCACTGCTCTTATTAGAACACAACAGTCGTCTGAATGaattttattcacattattttaatcAAAGAGTTTTTAAAAGTACTGCAAGATTGTTTTCACAAATAGGTTAACATTGTGTGGATTATggcactgtatatatatttttgttaacgAAAATTGAAATAagctgaaatataaaatatgaatagaaaaatgcataaaCACACAAGGTCAAGCAGCAAATGAAGACTGTTAGTTTTGAAGTGTAACACGTGTGAAGTAAAGCGTCAGTCATATGTTACCGATGAGTCCGGCTTCCACAGCGTGTTCGAAATAATAAGAGAAGGCATAAAAAGTGGAGCTGTTTTTCAACTCATGCGGCTGTTTAATGATCCCCTTCACAACCTTCAGCATCTCCTGATAACACATCTGAAATCTGCTCTCTCCTGAAGAAGACACCAGACACGACACGATCTATACAGTCATCAATGTTTCTAGATATCAGCTTTGTAAGATAGAGAATTGAAAATATGATTTGGAATGAATGGTACTTTAATATATCAATGTTACCTTCTGTGGTGCCGCGGACGTGATAAGTGAAACCTCCAAAGCTAAACTCTTCTGTGGACTTTTGGGGCAAACAAGAGCTTCTGAAAACCTTCCTCTCCAGACCTGCTCAGAACACATTCATGTCAACACTGGAACATTCTGAACACAAAACATCCGTGACATGACTGATGATCACCTTCTGAGCCCAGAGCCGACAGCCGAGCTGCTTTCATTCCGTTACCAAGGTAACTGTGAAGAAGAGGTGATGAGTATGAGCAGAGATTCTGCATTAGTCCTATAGTGATTGTTCAACATTACCTGTGTGTGTAGAGCTGATAGGTGGAATTAAACATCTGCAATCTTGTGATGTAATCTGGATCGGCTCTTTCAACAGCGTTCTGTtgagatacacacacacacacacacacactgttgagaTATACACACACTGttaagatacacacacacactgttgagaTACACACCCCAGTGgttgtttgtgtgattgtgtacTGGCGCACGTGCTGAAGTGAATGTCACACATCACACATTATTCAGTGATGGACCGTGACTTTATAGATTGTGAGTTAATACTCCGGCGTTCAGAAATAATGTTGATGATGTTTGGGTTAGAGAAGTAAATGATATTAGTGAATGTTTCCTATGAGACACTGACTGTTGACTTCAGAAGGAAAGTGATTTGAGTTGAACCTCCACCCAGGTCCAGTATTCCATCTGTGGTCTGTGTGTTGGGCCGAAGCTGACCTGaaaatattcacacacacacacacacgtctggtttattatctctaTGGGGACAGTCATAGGTGTAATGATGTTTATacattactgtatattttatcccctaaacaTAAATATCTGAGAaaacttttagattttttagattttcaaaaaatattgttcagtTAGATTTATAAGCTTTATTGCCCgcggggacctcaattttggtcccacAGTGACATGAGTCCCCATGAGTTAGTGTGCATTCATGTTTAGGTCCCCATTGGGATATAAAGAtaaggccacacacacacactttgtcaTGTTAAATCTTCTGAAGGCTGACGACAGGAAatgcagaaatacattttcaattctgtCCTCTCTCTGTCAGTTTTAAATCAGAAAAGAATTTTAAAACTATAGTTAAATCAAGAAGAGTAAATCAATAAGTGAATGTTGCTCAGAGCTTCAGAGACTAAAACAATATCTCACCTGTCAGAAAGTTGACTGTGACCCACGCCAGAACACCTGTGAAGTATAAGAGTGACTTCAGCACGCTTAAAGAAAAGATGAACAAGGCCAGTGAAGCACTACTGCTGTTCTACACTGACACTATCGGCCACATGCATGAACATCACATGTGTCTCGTGTTTTTCAACCAATAATCACTCATAAAGACATGTGATCAAACACACCTTCGTTTGTTCCGTCCATGATGCCAACGCTGTCAGCCGGCGCGTAAAAAGGAGATTCATCAAACACATCTCGCACCTTCAGCCAACACATAGAGGACAGAAGTGAAATATAACACACGACATCATTGTTTTCTACTTCCTGTTGTTGAGATGATGCTGGTGTGCACCTGCTGTAAGAGCGCTTGAGCTTTGGACGCTGGCAGAAGTCGGAATCCAGCGGTGGCCCTCAGGATCACAGGAGTTCTCTTCCATCGGTCCGGAGGAACGGCTCTCACAGCGACTCTCAGTAACTCTCGTAACGTCTCTCCAGCCTATAAAACATCACGTGTTCATATTCACTGAGCGTCTGATGTTCACATGCACAGGCTTCACTTTAAATTCAAACTCTCTTACAATCTCAGGTGTGTCTGCATACGCTGATAAACCAGGCTTCACAGAATCAAACGCTTCCTTATCCAACACCGGCATTTCATCTGCATTGTGATATtttcattcatcatttttacagtctgctcaacataaattattatgtaaatatctgttcttctttccttttcttaacacaaaatattattattcagaACATTTCCTCAGAAGTGAGCTGTCAAACCTGTCAAATAGCTCTGTGGATACTCATGTGAATTCATGTTTCAATGCATCTGTCACTGAAAtcatttcatcttttattccctcatgtcatgtcaaacttCCTtctcagaacacaacagaagatattttgaagaacgtcgatcatcaaacaacactgaactccattgatcTCTATTGTACGAACACAAAACCCAGGAGAcctttctccaaatatcttcttttgtgttccactgaagaaagactccaAGTCAGATGTACACAGACGTGAGAGAGCAGAAGTGATGACAGGATTGAGATTGTTGTGTAGGTGGGCAGCTCTCTTGCTTTGTCAAGTGTGTAAAAGTGTCACctggatgtttgtgtgtgaaagtgtAGATGTGCACACGTGTGCCTGTGCTGCCGGCGTCAAACATGACGCTGTAGAACACGTGACTGGAGTTTGCAGGACGACTGAAGAGCGGCAGGACTGAGAAATCCATCCCATTGTGTCCGTCCACCTGACACCAACAGCTCAGCAGAAGAGTCCAGAGGAGCATCATCTGAACCCACAACATGTTCACAAGTGATGACGGAGctgtaacacacaaacatcacacacatctcaTGAAAGAGTCACTTCCTATcgaaacatttcagtcaagtgtcTGATATCAGCACATACCTCACagtcaaagaaaatgtttaatgtgttaaataaagcagCAGCATCGCATCACGTGTCTGCAGTGAAACTGACGTCACATCACTAATGTTTCACACTGTCTAGTGTCTGAAGTTTAATAACAGCTAGCTGCTAACGTGCTAAGTTGCACTCAAACTGTGGCgataaaagtttaaatgttGACCTTGACACCTGTCAAACATCCACGTTTAATCATATTTAAAGTGCTGAACTTTCATGTCCTATAAAATGTGCTGAAATATGAAGTATCGCTCAGAAACTAAACCGCTGTTTTGCGAGCACCGCGCGAGCTGAACTTCTGAGTGATTGACAGCGGCAGCTGGTGACGTTTGTGTTTGTGGGCGTGTCCACCGTGTCGCTGCTCGTGCTGTGCACAAACgtccacaaaaacaaaacgagTGAagagttgtgtgtttattttgtgtgtgcacGCTAGTACATGAGTGATAGACTGTGTCACCGAatcaacataataaaacaactgTCTGTTCTCTTTCtgaatttaatcttttaataatatttaacacATCTAGCAGGTCAGATCACAGGTGAACAGTGTGTTTTCTTCAGATGTTTATCTGTCACTTATGATTCAAGAGACACGTGTGTTAGATGTACAGTGTAAATGATTGAAGAAATCTGTGTGTTATTtcttaactttatttatatggcAACACAACACAAGATGAATTCCTGAAGTGGATGGAGTCATCAGATCACTCAGTTTAAGGTTCATATGAACACATATCACGGCATCATTACATTCCGTgtgcttttacatttacatgtatgcatttggcagacattgcattaacctatacatttatacataggtatgtacaatcccctgggataaAACCCACAACCAtgtgttgttaacacaatgctcacTGAGTTGCAGGAAAGCTTAcacttttaaacaacacaacacagaaacaGATTGTGTTGTAATAACTAATGAAGTCTGATGATCAACCAACACTCTACTCATTCTTGTCATCTCATGTAAAACGCATCATCCACATGAGCTACATAATGAATGTTTTAGGATTTGATGAAGTctttcttttgaaatgtttcaggCGTGTTTCACAGAGAATTCCATCACAGGCAGAAAGCTGATTCACATCCACTGCTCCAGTTGACCTCCACTGGGAACAAACAACTGTCATCATGTGAAGGTAAGAACGAACACTTAAAGTTCACCGTcagtttatttcattgttttcctTAAATTGTTGTCTCTGTGCgtatgtgtgtctctgtgtgcgtgtgtgtgtgcgtgtgtgtgcgtgcgtgcgtgtgcgtgcgtgtttgtgtgcgtccgtgtgtctctgtgcgtgtgtgtgtctgtgtgcgtgtgtgtgtctctgtgcgtgtctctgtgtgcgtgtgtgtgtgcgtccgtgtgtctctgtgcgtgtgtgtctctgtgcgtgtgtgtctctgtgcgtgtgtgtgtctctgtgcgtgtgtgtgtctctgtgcgtgtgtgtgtctctgtgcgtgtgagtgtctctgtgtgtgtctctgtgcgtggttgtgtctctgtgcgtgtgtgtgtctgtgtgcggtgtgtgtctctgtgcgtgtgtgtgtctctgtgcgtgtgtgtgtctgtgtgcgtgtgggtgtgtctctgtgcgtgtgtgtctctctgtgcgtgtgtgtgtctctgtgcgtgtgtgtgtctgtgtgcgtgtgtgtgtctctgtgcgtgtgtgtgtctctgtgcgtgtgtgtgtctgggtggcgtgtgtgtgtctctggtgcgtgtgtgtgtctctgtgcgtgGTGTGTGTccagtgcgtgtgtgtgtcgtgtgcgtgtgtgtgtctctgtgcggtgtgtgtctgtctgtgcgtgtgtgtgtctctgtgcgtgtgtgtgtctctgtgcgtgtgtgtgtctctgtgcgtgtgtgtgtctctgtgcgttgtgtgtctctgtgtgcgtgtgtgtgtctctgtgcgtgtgtgtgtctctgtgcgtgtgtgtgtctctgtgcgtgtgtgtgtctctgtgcgtgtgtgtgtctgtgcgtgtgtgtgtctctggtgcgtgtgtgtgtctgtgtgcgtgtgttggtgtctgtgtgcgtgtgtgtgtctgtgtgcgtgtgtgtgtctctgtgcgtgtgtgtgtctctgtgcgtgtgtgtgtctctgtgtgtctctgtgcgtgtgtgtgtcctctgtgtgtgtctctgtgcgtgtgtgtgtctctgtgcgtgtgtgtgtctgtgctgtgtgtgtgtgtctgtgtgcgtgtgtgtgtctctgtgcgtgtgtgtgtctctgtgcgtgtgtgtgtctctgtgcgtgtgtgtgtctgtgtgcgtgtgtgtgtctctgtgcgtgtgtgtgtctgtgtgcgtgtgtgtgtctgtgtgcgtgtgtgtgtctgtgtgcgtgtgtgtgtctctgtgtgtgtctgtgtgcgtgtgtgtgtctctgtgcgtgtgtgtgtctctgtgcgtgtgtgtgtctgtgtgcgtgtgtgtgtctctgtgcgtgtgtgtgtctgtgtgcgtgtgtgtgtgtctctgtgtgtgtctctgtgcgtgtgtgtgtctgtgtgcgtgtgtgtgtctgtgtgcgtgtgtgtgtctgtgtgcgtgtgtgtgtctctgtgtgtgtctgtgtgcgtgtgtgtgtctctgtgcgtgtgtgtgtctctgtgcgtgtgtgtgtctgtgtgcgtgtgtgtgtctctgtgcgtgtgtgtgtctgtgtgcgtgtgtggtgtgtgtctgtgtgcgtgtgtgtgtctctgtgcgtgtgtgtgtctctgtgcgtgtgtgtgtctgtgtgcgtgtgtgtgtctctgtgcgtgtgtgtgtctgtgtgcgtgtgtgtgtctctgtgcgtgtgtgtgtctgtgtgcgtgtgtgtgtctctgtgcgtgtgtgtgtctgtgtgcgtgtgtgtgtctgtgtgcgtgtgtgtgtctgtgtgcgtgtgtgtgtctctgtgtgtgtgtgtgtctgtgtgcgtgtgtgtgtctctgtgcgtgtgtgtgtctgtgtgcgtgtgtgtgtctctgtgcgtgtgtgtgtctgtgtgcgtgtgtgtgtctctgtgcgtgtgtgtgtctctgtgcgtgtgtgtgtctgtgtgcgtgtgtgtgtctctgtgcgtgtgtgtgtctgtgtgcgtgtgtgtgtctctgtgtgtgtctcagatGATCTCAGCTCATGTTGTAGAGCTGCTGGGCGTCTCAGAAGCGTTGTGGAGCTGAAGTGTGGCAGACGGCCCTGAAGATGACATGACAGTTATTTTCAAGATGAAGCCACACCGGCCCGCCAGCAGAATCCATCACAAAGCACCAGATCAAAACATCTGTCTGAAGTGATAGAAGACACACATGATAAGAACCGTACAGTAATAATGTTATCATGTTGACAATCTGTCAGTTAAAAAGATGagtcatatatttatataatagaaTAGATGCTATAATTCCAAACCTCTTTTCAGATGTTATAattgtttgtactgtaaatTTGTAATCTGCCTTAAGCCAAAAATTAAGACAACGTCCCTCTGTTGTCTAACTCTACACTTTCATTCCATGGTTgtatatattacaaaacaacacttcattttaaagagaattaaagttttttttttacgaatATGAACCgtggttttactatagtaaaaatagTAGGCTAGAAACATGGATTTTTGAGGATTGcaacatattttcatttcaaatgtcatTGTTAAAGTTccagagaaataaaaaatgacaactcAAAAGCGAATATAGTAAATAGTTTTCAAtgtgtgggtcattttcttttaaagttcatgtgccctcataatctcaaaatctgaaaatgcacttccgccctgaaatgacgatccatctcaaatgacgtgtATTAGACgacttgggcggagcatctgttaacccCTCCCCTTCAACAGTCAGGTGCCAGTTTCGTTCATtacaacagctgtttttacacatccaatcaattcgcagtgaaaaacgcaagccacgcccactaatttcCTAATTGAAATTACTTTTCACTCAAAATGTGTCgcaatacaataaaaactttCGCAACTTCCAGTTGACGGGGAATTTAAGCTAAAGTTCCAGCAGTATAGGGCTTTACCGCAACCCCAAACCCCCAAATTaaggttactgtagtaaaatctATAGGCCTAAATCGGACAAAGTCTATGACTAACCGTGCTAGAGCACATTCATCTGTGTTTTATTCACATTATAGTGTGTAATGTGTATTATTCCGATCAGACTGACTGATTTAGATCCGGCGCGAGACTCTCCGTCTCCTCAAAGGCGTTTTCTCTGACGAACCCAAGAACACAGATATCCTACTATAGAAAAGGTtagattcatattcatgaacaaCATCTCGCCATTTGACGTCGGCAATAAATATAACCCATACAATGTTGGCAACGGATTGATACATATcaaatataagaataaaatacaacatataaccaaaaatacaatataaaacaaaacataatcaaTCGACGTGACCATTGCTTGATTAATATTCCAGTGCCAACTGCTCGATTGGATGGTCGCCGGGTGACGTAGGCACGgctcattaatattcatgactCAGGCGTTCGCCGTAGTAGGATTAGTAATTTGGGTGCATGCAGGCGTAATGCGGAGAGGCGATCCCGGCTGGAGCTATAACGGAACACCGctggctgtctgtctgtctgtctgtctgtctgcggttttattaacacacacacataacacgATGCACATTGTGAGCGAGtaagtgtgtgcgtgcgttcaATGAAGCTGAAGGATGGAGCTGTGAAGGGCACGTGACGCTAATGATGCTGTTATGTGATGTAAGGATCGCCCTGATATCTATGTGGGTCATCTGAAAATGAAGCGATATCAGGTGGACTCGCTGACAAATGCGATAACTTGGAAGATTTCTGTGTAAATACGGAATGAAGCGAAGCTGATATCTTCTTCAGGTAAattctttcattctctctctctctctctctctctctctctctgtctctctctctcatcgtTGGCTGATCGGCTTCTGTTCTCACATCATCCTCAGATGCTGATGCTGAGACAGAATTCACATCATTTAAATCTCGAGGGTATCTATACGATCATGATGccaaaatgtgatgtttttaggGCTGAAGTGGAACAGTACACTGAAGGTCACAGTTAACTGTCTCCATTCATTCAGTCTTGCCAGTGATTTTATTTGACTTGATTTGAGGAAATGATTGAGCtgaaaacaaatacagtttattattaCAGCACATTTACAAACTTAAACCTTCCTGTTGGCCTCAGACTCATGATGTCAATGATCAAGAATTGcattttttctcttgtttgataagtttcatcagatttcatctcagatgtttttcttgtgttgtgtACATGATGAGGCCTAAACTTCATCTCACACATCTTGTTACaagataaacacaaatattgtcTATTCGACCGCtgattttataaaatgaaataaaaaaaaacaatatgttctggcttgaaataataaaatattgttgttttgttatctTATGTTAGAGCTGCACATCAAACGTTATTTGGAGTCTTTTTGTTTCTGGCGTCTTTTTAATATTTGCTGGTTTTTGTTGGAgtcttaaaaagagaaaacatctgAGCACACGCAGACCTCGTTTAAAGCATTAATATGAGAGAAATACTctaaaatgaagagtttggttccaaaaggagaacatttttcaaaagtcatgtttttattgtgttatgtaGCTGTATTTGTGGAATTATTATggattaaatcaaaacacatcaactgcagtttgattaatataaatttgaatgcacatttatccaaactcttcatatatttgttatcattggtcatattttaattaaaaataacaatcaaataataataataagcattTGAAAAGGTATCTCTGCTGATATTACGTGTGAAGCACCCATCCAATAGAGAAATGAGCTTCTTTATAGATAAAGTGCTCAAATCTGTTCTAGATGTGGATGTTTGATAGACAGGTCGAGTTATGAAGGTCTGTCAGGTGAAGTTAATATATCACAGAATTTGATGAACAGAGACGCACATAATTGTTGGCCAAAATGTAAGAGGTTTCTGTTTACAGCTGACATTGTGTGATGTTATGGTGTGTGGACTGTGTTGATATCATGCATGTATGGGCGAATGTGAATTATTGCAGTGACACACTCATGTATAAACCACTGGTTCTTTGGCTCTTGAATACACTCACAGAAGCGCCTGTGCATGCGTGAAAACACTTTAGATCATGTCCAGATCTGCCATCTTCTCAAACAGGCGTGTTTCCACTTCAGATTTGATGGTGGAGTGTTTGGTGGGAGATAGAAACTGGAGGCACATTCACAGCGGTATCTCAGAGGGAATTCACATCACATCTCTGCTGCGGCCCGCTGAACATGCAGACGCCGTGCCAACTAATGCAGCCTGCAGCTGCTGGGCAAACACAGAAGTCTGAACAATAGCGGCTGATCTCAACATGATTTGATATGCAGAGagtgtgacatcacacatctagaaaacaaaacaggtgATCTGTTGGTGACTCCATTATACACATCAGGTTTAAGACCTCAAGAATCCtagttctctccatagattttctatgggatttaggtcaggtgattgactgggccattcaagcagcttgattttctttctttgaaaccacttcattggtgtccttggccttgtgtttgggatcattgtcttgctgaaatgtccaccctcttttcattttcagctttctggtagatggcagcagatttttatccagaatgtcccggtacatttcCCCATCTTCTccatcctgccttcaataatatgaagtctgccagtaccccttgctgaaaagcagccccaaaccatgatgcttccacccccaaacttaactgttggttTGGTcttcttggggtggtgggcagtgccatttcttctccaaacatggtgtgtagaatgactgccaaaaagttcaattttgctttcatctgaccatactatagtctcccaataatccactGGCTTCTCAAaatgctcttttgcaaacttaaccgagcctcaacatgcttttgttcagcaatggagtcttgcgtggtgagcgtgcatggatgccatggcggttcagttcattgcttatagttttctttgaaacaacagtacctgctgatgcaaggtcttcctgaagttctgcccgagtggttcttggctctttgagaactctcctgattattctttggactcctcggacagggatcttacgtggagcaCCTGATCGTGGGCAGTTcatggtgaactgatgctctttccatttccggataatggcccccacagtgctcacaggaacattcagcattctggaaatgcgcctataaccattcccatcaaaatgcttttcgaagatctacagagagttctttgcttttacccataatgaagtctttcctgtgtgcctcctaggtaatgagaagcctttataggccatcaattaggactaaagcagctgatatcaattagtactgatagggggcagggtttctctctcaatactgacagatttcaggtgatctcctggctttctatgccattttgcaccttgtcACCTTCAtctgttcaatacttattccctgtgacaattcactttatttattatgactgaacttgtatacttaaatgttctgatttctttgtataaattcaatatttggcttaatagctacatctggtggaaattctgtgtcaatagcccacttagaaatccccttactgataaaaaagCTGATGTgccaaatacttattttcccgcTGTACCTGtacactgttttatttacttactgatattaagtttaaaaatattattagttgAGGGGAATAAAGGCCACAGTGAGGGGTGTAAAGGTAATTTTATTACAATGATGACTTCCCCCTGAGCTAACATCCAGTATGTCCAAAACACGTCTTTATGTCCAGGAGCGGACTGGGAAGCAAATTCGGCCCTCCACCAATTCTACCGACCGTGTGGGGGGGGTGTATGTTACGTGTGCATTCGCGTCGTGTGCGTTCACGTTTATAATTTGTGTCCGCCAGTCCGCCTCTGGTCACGGCTTTAGAGGGTCGGTGGGACGGCCGTTTTGGACTTTGACACCGGTCAGTCCGCCCCTGTTTATGTCACATCTTTGCTCAAGGGGAAGTCatcattacaataaaataagtgAAAGGTGTTTCTACATCTTTTATGACATTTACTGAACGTCTGGTATTGATGAACAGGAGACTTTGTACAATGTCAATACTGGTTCAAATCTGGAGTTTATCGGACTACTTTCAGTTTTCACTGAGTTTAATGATTTGAACGCAGTGAGATAGCAAAGCAACCTTTAAATCAATGTTAATTGCATTAAATCActatcagttttaaacactattactgtgatcagtgtttgcttcaGTTGGTCTCTTGACTTTTGTCCAATTCAGTCGTGTCAcggtttttaaaaacaattgtgCACTGATAAAGACTGAGATGCTTTAACATAAGTTTGGGTTGTTCTTGTGATAATGGTCAGGCtgataaaatgacattattGACGATTTGATGACTAGTGTGAGATGTGTAACTGGTCAATGCACAAGTGTTGagagaaataaacaacatttaacagacatcaacactcatcatacAAATATCAACACTAGTGACTCATCAAACTAATTCTGTGTTCATTCCAAAAAACATTCACAGTATATCAGCTTAAACCTCAAACTACAGATTCACAGAGCCGACACATTAATAACACAAACCCGATTATTGTCAGTGATCCAAACAAGTTTAATCATCAGAAGTCATCGTCTCTTTGCCACAGCTAATGTATTTGAACACAGTTATTGCCGAAGGAAAGCAGAAGAGCGGAGAGatcaaataaagcaaacactgatcacaataatggggATTTTTGGAGGTCAAAGAAGTGATTCAATGCTCATTCATCCATTTTTTACCTCGATTCAACGCTTGGTATCTAACTACATTCATCtcagtttatttcaaagagTCTCACTTGATATATTTCCACATGCACACTGAAACTATTCTGATAAACTCAAAATTTCAACCAGTTTTTCCTTTGTACAGAGTTTCACTGGACGTCAATATCAGACAATCAGGAGACGCCATGAAAAGTCACAGAAACATCTTTCACTTTTGGCCCATAAAGAGATGTCTTCtcaatgtctttaatatttgGATGGGATGCCAGTAAGGTGAATCAGAACATGTTGGAGTACGAGACGAGACCGAGTCAAAATACACACAAGTGCATAAGACCAAGAGCATTAAAACAGGGTGTGGAGACGGAGTTCAAGAGTGAGTCTGGAGACACGCAGTGgtttttgcatttatgt is part of the Triplophysa dalaica isolate WHDGS20190420 chromosome 13, ASM1584641v1, whole genome shotgun sequence genome and harbors:
- the entpd5b gene encoding ectonucleoside triphosphate diphosphohydrolase 5, with protein sequence MLWVQMMLLWTLLLSCWCQVDGHNGMDFSVLPLFSRPANSSHVFYSVMFDAGSTGTRVHIYTFTHKHPDEMPVLDKEAFDSVKPGLSAYADTPEIAGETLRELLRVAVRAVPPDRWKRTPVILRATAGFRLLPASKAQALLQQVRDVFDESPFYAPADSVGIMDGTNEGVLAWVTVNFLTGQLRPNTQTTDGILDLGGGSTQITFLLKSTNAVERADPDYITRLQMFNSTYQLYTHSYLGNGMKAARLSALGSEGLERKVFRSSCLPQKSTEEFSFGGFTYHVRGTTEGESRFQMCYQEMLKVVKGIIKQPHELKNSSTFYAFSYYFEHAVEAGLIDEVKGGVVKIRDFKRRAEELCSGASELHHVNAFLCMDLTYITCLLIDGFGFKDSTVLKLTKKMNDVETSWALGAAMNHVYKFKIH